The Camelina sativa cultivar DH55 chromosome 14, Cs, whole genome shotgun sequence genome includes a window with the following:
- the LOC104741989 gene encoding NAC domain-containing protein 16-like, which yields MADSCFKAGKFSAPGFRFHPTDEELVVYYLKRKICGRKLRINAIGVVDVYKVDPSELPGLSMLKTGDRQWFFFTPRNRKYPNAARSSRGTVTGYWKATGKDRVIEYNSRSVGLKKTLVFYRGRAPNGERTDWVMHEYTMDEYELGRCKNAKEYYAVYKLYKKSGAGPKNGEQYGAPFQEEEWVDSDSEEGDNVAVPDDPAVVHYENCRPMDDPVVHYENCRRMDDSVVHYDNSRRMDDPVVHYENSRRMDDTKFCNPVNVRLQDIEKLLNEIPDAPGVTTRQFNGFTGVPQGNSAGEIQSTLLNSSSGEFVDPRNTGVFLPNSQPYNRQSSFQSGLKSKNSFEATSGMSPLLDFEKEDYIEMNDLLIPELGASSTEISTHFLNNGEVSDISEFDQLFHDISMSLDADPVFQGTSTDLSSLSNFANNTSDQRQQFIYQQLDQTLENQQNNFMHPSTTLNQFTDSMWFKDGQAVLFDQQPQSSSGVFTSHSTGVKPESMNPTVSVNAQNKEGQNGGGTKSQFSSALWELLESIPSTPASACEGPLNQTFVRMSSFSRIRFNGTSVTSKKVTVAKKRISNRGFLLLSIMGALCAIFWVFIATVGVMERPCLS from the exons ATGGCTGATTCGTGTTTCAAAGCGGGTAAGTTTAGCGCACCTGGGTTTCGATTTCACCCGACTGATGAGGAGCTTGTTGTTTATTATCTTAAGAGGAAGATCTGTGGTAGAAAGCTTCGTATCAACGCCATTGGTGTCGTTGATGTTTACAAAGTCGACCCTTCTGAATTGCCTG gtctgtcgatgttgaaGACGGGAGATAGACAGTGGTTCTTTTTCACTCCGAGGAATAGGAAGTATCCAAACGCAGCTAGGTCAAGCAGAGGCACTGTAACTGGGTATTGGAAGGCTACAGGAAAGGATCGAGTCATTGAGTATAATTCAAGATCGGTTGGACTCAAGAAGACTCTTGTTTTCTATAGAGGTCGGGCTCCTAATGGTGAGCGGACTGATTGGGTGATGCATGAGTATACAATGGATGAATATGAGCTTGGGAGATGTAAGAACGCCAag GAGTATTATGCTGTTTATAAGCTGTACAAGAAAAGTGGGGCTGGTCCCAAAAATGGTGAACAGTATGGTGCTCCGttccaagaagaagaatgggttgatagtgatagtgaagaGGGCGATAACGTTGCTGTACCGGATGATCCGGCTGTGGTCCACTATGAGAACTGTCGTCCTATGGATGATCCTGTGGTTCACTACGAGAACTGTCGTCGTATGGATGATTCTGTGGTCCACTATGACAACAGTCGTCGTATGGATGATCCTGTGGTTCACTATGAGAACAGTCGTCGTATGGATGATACTAAATTTTGCAATCCTGTCAATGTTCGGTTACAGGACATCGAGAAGCTTCTCAATGAAATTCCAGATGCACCCGGGGTTACTACAAGACAATTTAACGGGTTTACTGGTGTTCCGCAg GGTAATAGCGCAGGAGAGATACAGAGCACATTGCTGAATAGTTCTTCTGGAGAGTTTGTTGACCCCCGGAACACTGGAGTGTTCTTGCCAAATAGCCAGCCATACAACAGGCAGTCTAGTTTTCAGTCCGGTCTCAAGTCTAAAAATTCATTTGAGGCTACCTCTGGTATGTCACCACTTCTAGATTTTGAGAAGGAGGACTACATTGAAATGAATGATCTTCTGATCCCTGAACTCGGAGCTTCTTCAACTGAGATATCCACACATTTCTTGAACAATGGTGAAGTCAGTGACATTAGTGAATTCGACCAATTGTTCCATGACATTTCCATGTCTTTGGATGCAGACCCTGTTTTTCAGGGAACTTCTACAGATCTGTCTTCTCTGAGTAATTTTGCTAACAACACATCAGACCAAAGGCAGCAATTCATTTATCAACAGTTGGACCAGACCCTTGAGAACCAGCAGAATAACTTCATGCATCCTAGTACAACTCTTAATCAGTTCACTGACAGTATGTGGTTTAAAGATGGTCAGGCTGTTCTCTTTGACCAACAACCACAATCTTCTTCTGGAGTATTCACTTCACATTCAACAG GTGTGAAGCCTGAGTCTATGAATCCTACTGTGAGTGTAAATGCCCAAAACAAGGAAGGCCAAAATGGTGGTGGAACAAAGAGCCAGTTCTCATCAGCTCTGTGGGAATTATTGGAATCGATACCTTCAACACCAGCCTCTGCCTGTGAGGGTCCTCTTAACCAGACCTTTGTGCGTATGTCTAGCTTCAGCCGCATCAGGTTCAATGGAACGTCAGTGACTAGTAAAAAAGTCACAGTAGCAAAGAAGCGTATTAGTAACAGAGGATTTCTTCTGTTATCAATTATGGGTGCTTTGTGTGCCATCTTCTGGGTGTTCATAGCCACCGTTGGAGTTATGGAAAGACCCTGCCTCTCGTGA
- the LOC104743775 gene encoding zinc finger BED domain-containing protein RICESLEEPER 2-like — protein MSKSVAAVRNAVVYVRASGNRLESFEHKLDSGRITRGSLTLDVRTRWNSTFLMLTRALKFRHGFDKMEAEDKLYSDHFLEMDNGQMRVGPPLKADWDKVDGLIDILTVFYQSTLVVSASTTVCSHKVYSEICDIDNHLTTVSKSADLDLSVKAEAMRGKFDKYWDGLDNINRLLIIASVFDPRNKMKFANLCFETLYGKGSLQSKWLGESVSDVMVKLFEEYNTNRSNPPGFASSASQGGTTAGGHRPAYHVADVEVKVGTEGMASVYNKLVNEEGYDETKTELDIYLKESVENPKSSLLGTEYDVLSWWRFNSTRFPVLSELARDILAMQVSSVASESAFSTSGQILVPQRSCLTHYMIEVLMCTEQWMKADHHIGEKGVENFAQMVADIEEQDQLEKEFQFASEEQGN, from the exons ATGAGTAAGAGTGTAGCTGCAGTTCGTAATGCTGTGGTGTATGTGAGAGCTTCAGGTAATAGGCTTGAATCATTTGAGCATAAGCTAGATTCAGGGAGAATTACTAGAGGTAGTTTGACTTTGGATGTCAGAACTAGATGGAACTCTACATTTCTCATGTTGACTAGAGCTCTTAAGTTTAGACACGGGTTTGACAAGATGGAAGCAGAAGACAAGCTTTACAGTGATCATTTTCTAGAAATGGATAATGGTCAAATGAGAGTTGGGCCTCCGTTGAAAGCTGATTGGGATAAGGTTGATGGATTGATTGATATTCTCACAGTCTTCTACCAATCTACATTAGTTGTTTCAGCATCTACGACGGTTTGCTCTCATAAAGTCTATAGTGAGATTTGTGATATTGATAATCATCTAACTACAGTGAGTAAGAGTGCTGATCTGGATTTAAGTGTTAAAGCTGAAGCAATGAGAGGGAAATTTGACAAGTACTGGGATGGTTTAGATAATATCAATAGGCTTTTGATTATTGCTAGTGTCTTTGATCCTAGGAATAAGATGAAGTTTGCTAATCTGTGTTTTGAAACCCTATATGGTAAAGGGTCGTTGCAATCTAAGTGGCTTGGTGAGTCAGTATCTGATGTTATGGTTAAGTTGTTTGAGGAGTATAATACAAATCGATCTAACCCACCAGGTTTTGCATCATCAGCCTCTCAAGGTGGGACAACTGCTGGAGGACATCGCCCTGCTTATCATGTTGCGGATGTTGAAGTCAAAGTGGGGACTGAGGGGATGGCTTCTGTTTACAACAAGTTGGTTAATGAAGAGGGATATGATGAAACAAAGACAGAGCTTGATATATACTTAAAGGAAAGCGTTGAGAATCCAAAGAGCAGTTTATTAGGAACCGAATATGATGTGTTGTCATGGTGGAGGTTCAATTCAACAAGGTTTCCAGTTTTATCTGAACTAGCTAGAGATATTCTAGCTATGCAAGTTTCTTCAGTTGCTTCGGAGTCtgcttttagcactagtggtCAGATTCTTGTTCCACAAAGGAGTTGCTTAACTCATTACATGATTGAGGTCTTGATGTGCACTGAACAATGGATGAAGGCTGACCATCACATAGGTGAAAAGGGAGTGGAAAACTTTGCACAAATGGTTGCTGATATTGAAGAGCAAGATCAACTTGAAAAAG AGTTTCAGTTCGCAAGTGAAGAACAAGGCAATTAA